GCATCGCCAATCGCCTGCTGCGCCGGGTCCGCGACTATGCCGAGGTGCGCGCCGATGGCCGGCTGACCAAGGCCATCGCCGACCAGGCGCTCAACATGTTGCACGTCGACAGTCATGGCCTCGACCATATGGATCGCCGATTGCTGCTGGCGATGATCGAGAAGTTCGACGGCGGGCCGGTGGGTGTCGATAGCCTGGCGGCGGCGATCAGCGAGGAACGCGACACCATCGAGGACGTGATCGAGCCCTATCTGATCCAACAGGGTTTCATGCTGCGTACCGCGCGGGGACGCATGGTCACTCGTCAGGCCTACCTGCATTTCGGCTTCGCCGCCGGCGACGCCACGCCCCAAACCAGTGGCGAGGGGCGGCCATGAGCGGTTTCGCGATTCCCGTGCGGGTCTAGAGGTGCACAAAAAGTGAGCGCAGCAAAGGAACCCTTGTGCGAAGCCAGCGTCGATATCGCCTGTGTCGATGCCCAGCGGCTTCGCCCAATACGCTGGCCGGCGGCAATCGCCTCGGCTCTGAACGGATAATCTGAACCACTGACGAGGACACCCGTGAACGAATCCCTGTCCATTCCCTCCCTGGTCATGAACGCGAGCCTGATGGTGCAACTGGTGATGCTGTTGCTGACCATGGCTTCCATCGCCTCCTGGGTGGTGATCTTCCAGCGCAGTTTCGTGCTGCGCCGGGCGCACAAGGCGCATCACAGCTTCGAGGATCGTTTCTGGTCGGGAGTCGATCTCAACGAACTCTACCGCGAGACGCCGGCCGAGCAGGACGTGTTCGGCGCCGAGCACATCTTTCGTTCGGGCTTTCGCGAGTTCAACCGGCTGTTGCCCAAGACCCGCAGCAACCAGGCGATCCTCGACGGCGTGCAGCGTGCCATGCGCGTGGCCTGGTCCCGCGAGGAAGAGCGTCTCAACCAGCACCTGACCTTCCTTGCCACGGTCGCTTCGTCGAGCCCTTACATCGGCTTGTTCGGCACCGTCTGGGGCATCATGGGCTCGTTCATGAGCCTCTCCATGGCCCAGCAGGCGACCCTGTCGACCGTCGCGCCGTGGATCGCCGAGGCGCTCATAGCCACCGCCATGGGGCTATTCGCGGCTATTCCCGCGGTGATCTTCTATAACCGGCTGTCCGCGCAGTCCAACCGCCTGCTCGGCCAGTACGAGGATTTCGCCGAGGAGTTCCACTCCATTCTGCACCGCAACCTGCAAGGGCGCGGTGATCGGGAAGCAGCCTGAGGAGGCGCCGTTATGATGCATGGCCCCTTCAACCGTGGCCCTCATCGCAAGCCGATGGGCGAGATCAACGTCGTGCCGTTCATCGACGTCATGCTGGTATTGCTGGTGATTTTCATGATCACCGCGCCGATGATGACCCAGGGCGTTCAGGTTGAATTGCCCAAGGTCGCTTCCGAGCCCATCGACACGCCCGAGGACAGCGAGCCGTTGATCGCCTCGATCAACAGTGATGGCGACTACTTTCTCTCCATCGGCGACGGCGAGACGCCGCTGAGCCTCGACGAGATCAGCAACAAGGTCATCGCGGTGCTGCAGCGCAAGCCGCAGACGCCGGTGATGGTCAAGGGCGATCGCAATGTGCCCTATGGCCAGGTCGTGACCCTGATGAGTACCCTGCAGGTCGCGGGCGTGCCCAACGTCGGCTTGATTTCCGACCCGCCTTCCCGGCAGCAGTGAGGACGCACGATGGCGAAACAGGAAAGGCGGGTCGGCTACGGGCTCCCCGTGGTGCTGGCGGTAGGCCTGCACGTCGGTATAGTGCTATTGAGCGTGCTACGCTGGCCGGTCAGCGAGCCCGAACAAACGTCCTCGGCGATCGTCCAAGCGACGCTGGTGAGCGCTGAAACGGCGACCGACCGGGCGCAGCGGGCCAAGGCAGCCCAGGCACGCGCTGCCGAGCGTCAGACCGAAGAGCAGCAGCAGGAGCCAGCGCCGGCCCAGCAGCAAGCGCAACAGCAGGCCGAACAGCAACGCCAGGCCGAAGCGCAGGCGCGAAAGCGGCGTGAGGCCGAGCAGCAGGCATTGCAGGAAGCCCGAAGACAGGCTGAACAGGAAGCTCAGCGGCGCGCCGATCAAGCCGAACAGCAAGCGGCCGAGCGCAAGGCGCAGGCCGAGGCCGAGGAGCAGCGCAAGGCCGAGGAGGCCCGCAAGCAGGCCGCGGCCGAGAAGCAGCGCAAGGCTGAAGAGGCCCGCAAGCAGGCCGCGGCCGAGAAGCAGCGCAAGGCTGAAGAGGCCCGCAAGCAGGCCGCGGCCGAGAAGCAGCGCAAGGCTGAAGAGGCCCGCAAGCAGGCCGCGGCCGAGAAGCAGCGCAAGGCCGAGGAGGCCCGCAAGCAGGCCGAGGCCGCTCAGCGTGCCTCGGAACAGGCCCTGGCGAGTTCGATAGCCGGCGAAGAGCAGGCCATCGCCAATGCCAGACAGGCGGCCCAAGCGGCGAACGGTTTCAAGAACCTGGTCAAGCGGGCGGTCGAGCAGGCCTGGATCATTCCGCCCGGGGCCACCAATCAGATGCGTGCCGTGGTCAGCCTCAAGTTGCTGCCGACCGGTGAGCTGGTCAATGCTTCGATTCGCAGCAGCAGTGGCAACGCCAGCTTTGATCGCTCGGTCCTTCAGGCCGTCGAACGCGCCGCGCCGTTCCGTGAAATGCGCGAGCTGCCAGCCGCCGCGCAGCGGCAATTTCGTGAATTCAACCTGGATTTCAATCCCAAGGATATGCGCCGATGAAACGACTAGCTCCGTTCCTGCTCAGCTGGCTGATGCTGCTGTTCAGCAACCTGGCCAGCGCGGAACTGACCATCGAGATCACCAAGGGCAGTGATGAGGCGATTCCCATCGCCGTCGTGCCCTTCGCTGGGCAGCAGTTGCCCGAAGACATCGCTCAGATCGTCAGCGACGACCTGAAACGCAGCGGTCAGTTCGATCCGTTATCGCGCAGCACGCTGATCGCCTCGCCGACCGCCAGCGATGAAGTTCGCTATCGCGACTGGCGTGCCGTCGACAGTAACTACCTGGTGGTCGGTCAGGTCAGCCAGACCGATCAGGGCTATCGTATCCAGTTCGAGCTGATGGACATCTACGGCGAGCGGCGCATGCTCGGCGAGGCCGTCAACGTCAGTGCCAACCAGTTGCGTTCCGGCGCACATTACATCAGTGACAAGGTTTACGAGGCGATCACCGGGGTGCGTGGCGCATTCTCGACGCGCATCGCCTACGTTACCGCCCAGGGTGCCGCCGACAATCGTCGTTTCGCGCTGAACGTCGCGGATGCAGACGGTCGCAACAGCCAGCAGATTCTGACCTCGCGTGAGCCGATCATGTCGCCGGCCTGGTCGCCGGATGGCAACAAGCTCGCCTACGTATCCTTCGAATCGGGCAACTCGGCGATCTACATCCAAAATCTGGCGACCAGCCAACGCGTCCAGGTCACCGCGTTTTCGGGTATCAACAGCGCGCCGGCGTGGTCGCCGGATGGCCGCAAGTTGGCAATGTCGTTATCCAAGGATGGCCAGCCGGAAATCTATGTCATGGACATCGGCTCGCGCAGTTTCCAGCGTCTGACCCGCAATGAGGCGATCGATACCGAGCCGTCCTGGGCGCCGGACGGCAACAGTCTGGTATTCACATCGGATCGCAGTGGTGGCCCGCAGCTGTACAGCTACTCGCTGGGGAGTGGCCAAAGTCAGCGACTGACCTTTACCGGTAATTACAATTCACGCGGGCGCTACTCGCCGGATGGCGAAACTCTGTTTATGATCCATCGTGGCAACAAGGGCTTCAGCGTTGCCAAGCAGGATCTGAGCAACGATCGACTGACGATACTGAGCGACTCGCAGTGGGCCGAGTCACCCAGTGTTGCGCCGAACGGGAGCATGGTAATCTTCGCCACCCAGCAGGGGAACAGCGGGGTGCTGAGCGTGGTGTCGGCCGATGGCAATGCCTCGTACCGCCTGCCCTCAGCCGAAGGCGATGTGCGGGAGCCCGCGTGGTCGCCGTTCTTGAACTAAGCCCGAACCTACAGTAACAACTGTGTCATTCGAATTTTGAGCAAGGAGTTGACAATGAAGTTTAAATCGTACGCCAAGAGCCTGGCCGTCGCTGCGTCCCTCGCTGTCATGGCTGGCTGTGCCAGCACGGGCGGCACTGGGGACGGCAGCATGGATGGCACCACGCCCGGCGGCCAGGGGCAGAGCGGCGTGACCACCGGTCAGGGCATTTCCGGCGGACAGCCCAGCGGTTCACAGGTAGGTGCCGGCCAGCGCGCGGCGATACCCGATGTGCGCACCATCTATTTCGACTACGACAAGGACACCATTCGCCCCGAGTTCGAGTCCGTACTCAATGAACATGCTGAGTATCTGCGCAACAACCCCAATGTCCAAGTCGTCCTGCAGGGCTACACCGACGAGCGCGGCACCCGTGAGTACAACCTGGGCCTGGGCGAGCGTCGTGCGCAGTCGGTTGAGCGTTACCTGAGCGTTCAAGGCGTATCGTCATCGCAGATTGATGTCGTCAGCTACGGTGAAGAGCGCCCGGCCGTGGAAGGCCACTCCGAACAGGCCTACGCGAAGAATCGTCGCGTGGTCATCGCTTACTAAGCTCCGGCGGAGTCAAGCATGAAACACAGTCTGAAAGGACTGTGCGGCGCGGGGGCTCTGGTGCTCCCGCTGTCCGTATGGGCCGCTCCCGTGGTCGAAGATCTCTCGGCCAATCAGCAGAACAACCTTTACCAGCAGACCCAGGCTCGTCCTGAGGCTAGTGGAAACTTGCTCCTGTTCAACCAGTTGCAAGACAATCAGCGTCAGATTAAAGAATTGCGCGGGCAGATTGAAGAGTTGCGCTACCAGCTCGAGCAGCAGAAGACCCTGGCGCAGGAACGCTATCTGGAGCTGGAACAACGTATCAATGGTCTTGCCGCCGCGCCTGGCGCTGACAATGCCGCCCAGGGCGACGGGGCCGCCAGCTCGGCCGAGCCGGGCGACGATGGCGATCCGGCGGCCATGGCCGCTGGCCAGGAAGATCGCCAGGCGTACCGTGCAGCTTTCCAGAAGGTTCAGGATCGCGATTTCGATGCCGCGCTCACCGCGTTCGAGACCTTCGTCAAGAACTATCCCGATTCGCCACTGCGCGCCAACGGCTATTATTGGCTGGGAGAGCTCTACTCGGCACGTTCCGAGCTGGAGCCGGCAGCCCAGGCGTTCACGACCGTGATCGAGGACTACCCGCAAAGCAACAAGCTCCCCGATGCGCTCTACAAGCTCGGGCTGCTCAAGGCGCGCCAGGGCCAGCCGGATGCCAGCAAGCAACTGCTGAATCGGGTCCAGCAGGAGTATCCGGATAGCAATGCGGCCAGCATGGCCGGCGATTTCCTCAACCAGTCCGGGCTGTGACCGGCAACGAGGAGTCATGATGAGTTGCAAGATCGATTACCAGGCTCCCGCGGAGCTGTTGGCGGGGCGGGTGGTCCTGGTAACCGGCGCTGGTGAAGGCATTGGCCGCGCCGCTGCCAAGTGCTATGCCCGCCATGGCGCCACGGTGATATTGCTGGGCCGCACGACCGCCAAGCTCGAGACCGTCTACGATGAGATCGAAGCCGAAGGCGGACCCCAGCCGGCGATTTTCCCGCTCAATTTCGAGGGCGCCACGCTCAAGGATTATCAGGACATGGCGGCCACGCTGGGCAAGGAGTTCGCTTGCCTGGACGGCATTCTGCACAATGCCGGCCTGCTGGGACGGATCACGCCGTTCGAACAGTACGATCCCGCGCTGTGGGAACAGGTCATGCAGGTCAATATCAACGGACCTGTCTGGATGACCCAGGCGTTGCTGCCGCTGCTCAAGGCATCCGCAGCCGCCTCGGTGATCTTCACGTCGTCCAGCGTAGGCCGCAAGGGGCGAGCGTTCTGGGGCGCCTATGCGGTCTCCAAGTTCGCTACCGAGGGGGTCGTCCAAGTGCTCGCCGACGAGCTGGAGAGCCTTTCTTCGGTGCGCGTCAACAGTCTCAACCCCGGCGCCACGCGGACGCGGATGCGCCAGGCCGCCTTTCCCGGCGAAGACCCGGCGACGCTGCGCAGCGCCGAGGAGATCATGCCGACCTATCTATGGCTGATGGGCGACGACAGTCAGGGCCATACCGGCGAGCGCTTCGACGCCCAGCCGGCACGCAACTAGCTTGTCGGTCGGCAATCGTCGCTGGTTTTAATTGCTGTTCGCTGAGCCGCGCTCAGCGAGGCGAACCGACCAGATCGATCAGTGCGGCGGTAAGCTCCTGAGGGTGCTCGAACCAGCGATCCGCCCGCCAGCTGTGCCGATCCTCGGCTTCGTCGATATAGCCATAGCCGACCGCGATCGCGACCATGCCGGCGGCCTGGGCGGCCTGCATGTCGCGAACATGATCGCCGATGTACCAACACTGCTCGGCACTCAGCCCCAGGCGCTGAGCCGCCGCCCACAGCGGCTCCGGAGCGGGCTTTCTCACCGGCAGGTCATCGACGCACAGCAATGCCCCCGGCGTGAGGCCCAGCGCCTCGATCAGCGGCGCGGCATACGCACGCGGCTTGTTGGTGACGATGCCCCAGGCCCGCGGCGGTTGCGACCAGGTTGCCAACAACGGCTCCAGCCCCGGGAACAGCCGGCTCTCGGCGGCAACGTCGCGGGCGTAGCTGTCGAGCAGGAAAGCGCGTGCCGTGGCGTGTTCGGGGTGCGTGGCCTCGAGCCCCAGCGCCAGCGTCACCAGCGCGCTACCGCCGTTGGAAACCTGGGCGCGGATGACCTCGAAGGGCAGCGCGTCGAGACCGTGGTGCGCGCGCAGGGCATTGGTCGCACGGGCCAGATCCGGCGCGGTGTCGACCAGCGTGCCGTCAAGATCGAACAGCAGGCCAAGCGGCGCATGGCTCACGGCGCCTCCATCGAGCAATGCATCATGTAGTTGACCGAGACATCGCGCGGCGCCAGGCGGTAGGTGCGGGTCAGCGGGTTGTAAGTCAGCCCGCTCTGTTCGCGCACGCGCAGGCCAGTGGCCCGGCACCAGGTGGAAAGCTCCGAGGGGCGAATGAACTTGCGATAATCGTGGGTGCCGCGCGGCAGCAGGCTGAGCACGTATTCCGCGCCGATGATGGCCAAGGCATAGGCCTTGGGGTTGCGGTTGATGGTCGAGAAGAACACATGGCCGCCGGGGCGTACCAGCGTTGCGCAGGCGCGCACCACCGCGGCGGGATCGGGGACGTGTTCGAGCATTTCCAGGCAGGTGACGACGTCGAATTCGCCGGGTTGCTCGTCGGCCATCTCTTCGGCGCTGACCTGGCGATAGTCGAGCGTCACGCCGCTCTCCTGCTGATGCAGGCGGGCGACTTCCAGCGGCGTCGCGCCCAGGTCGATGCCGGTCACCTTGGCGCCGCGGTGGGCCATGGCTTCACTCAGGATGCCGCCGCCGCAGCCGACGTCGAGCACGCGCTTGCCGGCGAGCCCGGCACGGGCGTCGATGAAATCCAGACGCAGCGGGTTGATCTCGTGAAGCGGCTTGAATTCGCTGTCAGGGTCCCACCAGCGACTCGCCAGGGCCTCGAACTTGGCGATCTCGCTGGGGTCGACGTTGCCGCGCTGGGTATCGCGTGCTGCCGGGTTCATTGCGCCTCTCCCTGTCGGCGGGTATGAAACATGGCCCGCTGACGAGCCGCGGCCATGTGCTTGAGTTGCTGTATGATGCTCGCATTCTACTCTTTCTCGACAGGCTGTGGGCAAAGATGCCACCGTAGCACCGGCCAGCCCGGGCCGTG
The genomic region above belongs to Halomonas zincidurans B6 and contains:
- the tolQ gene encoding protein TolQ, whose protein sequence is MNESLSIPSLVMNASLMVQLVMLLLTMASIASWVVIFQRSFVLRRAHKAHHSFEDRFWSGVDLNELYRETPAEQDVFGAEHIFRSGFREFNRLLPKTRSNQAILDGVQRAMRVAWSREEERLNQHLTFLATVASSSPYIGLFGTVWGIMGSFMSLSMAQQATLSTVAPWIAEALIATAMGLFAAIPAVIFYNRLSAQSNRLLGQYEDFAEEFHSILHRNLQGRGDREAA
- the tolR gene encoding protein TolR codes for the protein MHGPFNRGPHRKPMGEINVVPFIDVMLVLLVIFMITAPMMTQGVQVELPKVASEPIDTPEDSEPLIASINSDGDYFLSIGDGETPLSLDEISNKVIAVLQRKPQTPVMVKGDRNVPYGQVVTLMSTLQVAGVPNVGLISDPPSRQQ
- the tolA gene encoding cell envelope integrity protein TolA, with the protein product MAKQERRVGYGLPVVLAVGLHVGIVLLSVLRWPVSEPEQTSSAIVQATLVSAETATDRAQRAKAAQARAAERQTEEQQQEPAPAQQQAQQQAEQQRQAEAQARKRREAEQQALQEARRQAEQEAQRRADQAEQQAAERKAQAEAEEQRKAEEARKQAAAEKQRKAEEARKQAAAEKQRKAEEARKQAAAEKQRKAEEARKQAAAEKQRKAEEARKQAEAAQRASEQALASSIAGEEQAIANARQAAQAANGFKNLVKRAVEQAWIIPPGATNQMRAVVSLKLLPTGELVNASIRSSSGNASFDRSVLQAVERAAPFREMRELPAAAQRQFREFNLDFNPKDMRR
- the tolB gene encoding Tol-Pal system beta propeller repeat protein TolB, whose amino-acid sequence is MKRLAPFLLSWLMLLFSNLASAELTIEITKGSDEAIPIAVVPFAGQQLPEDIAQIVSDDLKRSGQFDPLSRSTLIASPTASDEVRYRDWRAVDSNYLVVGQVSQTDQGYRIQFELMDIYGERRMLGEAVNVSANQLRSGAHYISDKVYEAITGVRGAFSTRIAYVTAQGAADNRRFALNVADADGRNSQQILTSREPIMSPAWSPDGNKLAYVSFESGNSAIYIQNLATSQRVQVTAFSGINSAPAWSPDGRKLAMSLSKDGQPEIYVMDIGSRSFQRLTRNEAIDTEPSWAPDGNSLVFTSDRSGGPQLYSYSLGSGQSQRLTFTGNYNSRGRYSPDGETLFMIHRGNKGFSVAKQDLSNDRLTILSDSQWAESPSVAPNGSMVIFATQQGNSGVLSVVSADGNASYRLPSAEGDVREPAWSPFLN
- the pal gene encoding peptidoglycan-associated lipoprotein Pal — translated: MKFKSYAKSLAVAASLAVMAGCASTGGTGDGSMDGTTPGGQGQSGVTTGQGISGGQPSGSQVGAGQRAAIPDVRTIYFDYDKDTIRPEFESVLNEHAEYLRNNPNVQVVLQGYTDERGTREYNLGLGERRAQSVERYLSVQGVSSSQIDVVSYGEERPAVEGHSEQAYAKNRRVVIAY
- the ybgF gene encoding tol-pal system protein YbgF — translated: MKHSLKGLCGAGALVLPLSVWAAPVVEDLSANQQNNLYQQTQARPEASGNLLLFNQLQDNQRQIKELRGQIEELRYQLEQQKTLAQERYLELEQRINGLAAAPGADNAAQGDGAASSAEPGDDGDPAAMAAGQEDRQAYRAAFQKVQDRDFDAALTAFETFVKNYPDSPLRANGYYWLGELYSARSELEPAAQAFTTVIEDYPQSNKLPDALYKLGLLKARQGQPDASKQLLNRVQQEYPDSNAASMAGDFLNQSGL
- a CDS encoding YciK family oxidoreductase; its protein translation is MSCKIDYQAPAELLAGRVVLVTGAGEGIGRAAAKCYARHGATVILLGRTTAKLETVYDEIEAEGGPQPAIFPLNFEGATLKDYQDMAATLGKEFACLDGILHNAGLLGRITPFEQYDPALWEQVMQVNINGPVWMTQALLPLLKASAAASVIFTSSSVGRKGRAFWGAYAVSKFATEGVVQVLADELESLSSVRVNSLNPGATRTRMRQAAFPGEDPATLRSAEEIMPTYLWLMGDDSQGHTGERFDAQPARN
- a CDS encoding HAD-IA family hydrolase, which codes for MSHAPLGLLFDLDGTLVDTAPDLARATNALRAHHGLDALPFEVIRAQVSNGGSALVTLALGLEATHPEHATARAFLLDSYARDVAAESRLFPGLEPLLATWSQPPRAWGIVTNKPRAYAAPLIEALGLTPGALLCVDDLPVRKPAPEPLWAAAQRLGLSAEQCWYIGDHVRDMQAAQAAGMVAIAVGYGYIDEAEDRHSWRADRWFEHPQELTAALIDLVGSPR
- the ubiG gene encoding bifunctional 2-polyprenyl-6-hydroxyphenol methylase/3-demethylubiquinol 3-O-methyltransferase UbiG, translating into MNPAARDTQRGNVDPSEIAKFEALASRWWDPDSEFKPLHEINPLRLDFIDARAGLAGKRVLDVGCGGGILSEAMAHRGAKVTGIDLGATPLEVARLHQQESGVTLDYRQVSAEEMADEQPGEFDVVTCLEMLEHVPDPAAVVRACATLVRPGGHVFFSTINRNPKAYALAIIGAEYVLSLLPRGTHDYRKFIRPSELSTWCRATGLRVREQSGLTYNPLTRTYRLAPRDVSVNYMMHCSMEAP